One Sinorhizobium mexicanum genomic region harbors:
- a CDS encoding thiolase family protein yields the protein MNASSDPARTPVIIAALRTPIGRVNGSLAKVEPATLAAPLIARIIADIGVAGDKIDDVLIGNAANSAGNLARLAALEAGLPVAIPGVTVDRQCGSALEAIILAARQIQAGAGRFYLAGGSESASRAHIRLRPPLARDEELQPVKRARMAPDSIGDPDMGVAAENVAAACGISRERQDQFALESHRRAVAAAAAGRFQREIVAVSTPTGLVASDECPRANAAAETLARLKPIFVRDGTVTAGNACPINDGAAMVLVTNLAEARRLGVPFALEFVDAATAGVDPNLLGLGPVPAMARLRARNPALDVATVDFIEFNEAFASQVLGSLDQLDIRPERINLDGGAIALGHPYGASGAILVVRLFSQMLAAPSDTVGLAMMGVGGGMGVVAHFRSLRPDHAR from the coding sequence TTGAACGCCTCGTCTGACCCGGCCCGCACACCCGTCATCATCGCCGCATTGCGCACGCCAATCGGCCGTGTGAACGGCAGCCTGGCCAAGGTTGAACCGGCGACGCTCGCCGCCCCGCTGATTGCCCGGATCATTGCCGACATCGGCGTCGCTGGCGATAAAATCGACGATGTGCTCATCGGCAATGCCGCCAACAGCGCAGGCAACCTCGCGCGGCTTGCGGCGCTCGAAGCCGGCCTGCCCGTTGCGATCCCTGGCGTCACGGTCGACCGGCAATGCGGCTCGGCCCTCGAGGCCATCATACTTGCGGCTCGGCAGATCCAGGCTGGCGCGGGACGGTTCTATCTCGCCGGCGGCAGCGAAAGTGCCAGCCGCGCCCATATCCGGCTTCGCCCGCCGCTTGCACGCGACGAGGAACTTCAGCCGGTCAAGCGGGCGCGGATGGCACCCGATTCGATCGGCGACCCGGACATGGGCGTTGCAGCCGAGAACGTCGCCGCTGCCTGCGGCATTTCCCGCGAACGGCAGGACCAATTCGCACTGGAAAGCCACCGCCGCGCCGTTGCCGCCGCAGCGGCCGGCAGGTTCCAGCGCGAGATCGTCGCGGTCTCGACGCCGACGGGTCTTGTCGCCAGCGATGAATGTCCCCGGGCAAATGCGGCAGCGGAGACGCTGGCGCGGCTCAAACCCATTTTTGTCAGGGACGGCACCGTGACAGCCGGCAATGCCTGTCCGATCAATGACGGGGCCGCCATGGTGCTGGTGACGAACCTCGCGGAGGCGCGCCGGCTTGGCGTCCCCTTTGCCTTGGAATTCGTCGACGCGGCGACGGCGGGCGTCGATCCGAACCTGCTCGGGCTCGGCCCGGTTCCGGCGATGGCGAGACTTCGCGCCCGCAATCCGGCGCTCGACGTCGCCACGGTCGATTTCATCGAATTCAACGAGGCTTTCGCTTCACAGGTTCTCGGCAGCCTCGACCAGCTCGACATCCGACCGGAACGCATCAATCTCGACGGCGGGGCAATTGCGCTCGGCCACCCCTATGGCGCCTCGGGGGCAATTCTCGTCGTCAGGCTGTTTTCGCAAATGCTCGCGGCTCCATCCGATACGGTGGGCCTGGCAATGATGGGCGTTGGCGGCGGCATGGGCGTGGTCGCCCACTTCCGCAGCCTTCGGCCCGATCACGCAAGATAA
- the tldD gene encoding metalloprotease TldD → MNTDLISLFDTDEATVRKVLSETLSGADDGELFLEHAQAEVLSFDNGRLKGGSFNTDQGFGLRAVAGESVGYAHAGELSLAALRRAADAVGQVTRGYAGSYAAAPQRTNKKLYGDENPIGEPSFEAKVALLQEVDAYLRAKDPKVRQVTASISASWQVVDILRADGHRVHDVRPMTRINFSVVVGDGDRQETGSFGVGGRRGFGDFVTEENWKRGADEALRQALVNLEAIDAPAGTMDVVLASGWPGVMLHEAVGHGLEGDFNRKKTSAFAGLLGEQVAAKGVTVVDDGTIEARRGSISVDDEGTPSGYNVLIEDGKLVGYMQDRQNARLMGMKATGNGRRQGYAHVPMPRMTNTYMLSGDRTSEEIIASVKRGIYAVSFGGGQVDITSGKFVFGCTEAYLIENGKVGAPVKGAMLIGNGPDAMKRVTMVGNDTKLDTGIGNCGKAGQWVPVGVGQPHLRMDQITVGGTQA, encoded by the coding sequence ATGAACACCGATCTGATAAGCCTCTTCGATACGGATGAGGCTACGGTCCGCAAGGTTCTGTCCGAGACGCTTTCCGGCGCAGATGACGGCGAGCTCTTTCTGGAGCACGCGCAAGCCGAGGTCCTGTCCTTTGATAACGGTCGCCTCAAGGGCGGCAGCTTCAACACCGACCAGGGTTTCGGCCTGCGTGCTGTCGCCGGTGAATCGGTCGGTTACGCGCATGCCGGCGAATTGTCGCTTGCCGCCCTGCGCAGGGCGGCGGACGCCGTTGGCCAGGTGACGCGCGGCTATGCCGGTTCTTATGCCGCGGCCCCGCAGCGCACCAACAAAAAACTCTACGGCGACGAAAATCCGATCGGCGAACCGAGCTTCGAGGCCAAGGTCGCCTTGCTTCAGGAGGTTGACGCCTATCTGCGCGCCAAGGATCCGAAGGTCAGGCAGGTGACGGCGTCGATCTCCGCCAGCTGGCAGGTGGTCGACATTCTGCGGGCCGACGGTCACCGCGTCCACGATGTGAGGCCAATGACCCGCATCAACTTCTCGGTCGTCGTTGGCGATGGCGATCGGCAGGAAACGGGTTCGTTCGGCGTCGGCGGACGGCGCGGGTTCGGTGACTTCGTCACGGAAGAGAACTGGAAGCGCGGTGCCGACGAAGCGTTGCGGCAGGCGCTCGTCAACCTCGAAGCAATCGATGCCCCGGCAGGCACGATGGACGTCGTGCTCGCCTCCGGCTGGCCCGGCGTCATGCTGCATGAAGCAGTCGGCCACGGGCTCGAGGGCGATTTCAATCGCAAGAAGACGTCCGCGTTTGCCGGGCTCCTGGGCGAGCAGGTGGCAGCCAAAGGGGTTACTGTCGTTGACGACGGCACCATCGAAGCGCGGCGCGGCTCGATCTCGGTCGACGATGAGGGCACCCCGTCAGGTTACAACGTGCTGATCGAGGACGGCAAACTGGTCGGTTATATGCAGGACCGGCAGAATGCACGGCTGATGGGCATGAAGGCCACCGGCAACGGCCGCCGGCAGGGCTATGCGCATGTGCCTATGCCCCGAATGACGAACACCTACATGCTTTCCGGCGATCGCACGTCCGAGGAGATCATCGCTTCGGTCAAGAGGGGCATCTACGCCGTTTCCTTCGGCGGAGGTCAGGTGGACATCACCTCCGGCAAGTTCGTGTTCGGCTGCACCGAAGCCTATTTGATCGAGAACGGTAAGGTCGGCGCACCTGTCAAGGGAGCAATGCTGATCGGCAATGGCCCGGATGCGATGAAGCGGGTGACGATGGTCGGCAACGACACGAAGCTCGATACCGGCATTGGCAATTGCGGCAAGGCCGGCCAGTGGGTGCCGGTCGGCGTCGGCCAGCCGCATCTCCGGATGGATCAGATCACCGTCGGCGGCACACAGGCGTAA
- a CDS encoding D-alanyl-D-alanine carboxypeptidase family protein, which yields MKSFRFALVAVAAFVFGAAHAVAGSASLVLDARTGRILAAENADALNHPASLTKMMTLYLTFEALHQGKIGWSTPLVMSPTAARKPPTKLGVRAGDTITVQEAVYGMIVRSANDAAAAVAEALGGSEAAFAQMMTAKARRLGMTRTYFVNASGLPAREQVTTARDMARLAIALMRDFPGEYRMFAAQGFTFRGRTIRGHNNLMYRYAGMDGIKTGYTNASGYNIVSAVRDGNRRVIGVVLGGRSAKGRDDKMASLLDQHLGRAAAPAGGRSVAATSPQGAVEVAGLPGVRLSYTDATRTSESGLAIAAASTAPAMPSDRPTAVDDSAGVAPTANSHWQIQISTAATAEGARKILVEAQSAGGAALLGASPHTEVSGTGSAKQYRARFIGFASREAATSACAILKKRSYECTLLPDRG from the coding sequence ATGAAGAGCTTCCGATTTGCCCTGGTGGCGGTCGCCGCTTTCGTGTTCGGCGCCGCGCACGCGGTAGCGGGTAGCGCGTCCCTCGTTCTTGATGCGCGGACAGGCCGGATTCTTGCTGCCGAGAATGCCGACGCGCTCAACCATCCGGCGTCGCTGACCAAGATGATGACGCTCTATTTGACGTTCGAGGCGCTGCATCAGGGCAAGATCGGCTGGAGCACGCCGTTGGTGATGTCGCCGACAGCCGCGCGCAAACCGCCGACCAAGCTCGGCGTCAGAGCCGGCGATACGATCACAGTTCAGGAGGCTGTCTACGGCATGATCGTTCGTTCCGCCAATGATGCGGCGGCAGCGGTCGCCGAAGCGCTCGGAGGCTCGGAGGCCGCCTTTGCGCAGATGATGACCGCAAAAGCGCGTCGCCTCGGCATGACGCGGACGTACTTCGTGAACGCCTCCGGTCTGCCGGCACGTGAGCAGGTAACGACAGCGCGCGACATGGCGCGGCTTGCCATTGCCCTCATGAGAGATTTCCCGGGGGAGTATCGCATGTTCGCTGCCCAAGGTTTCACCTTTCGCGGCCGGACGATCCGCGGTCACAACAATCTGATGTATCGATACGCAGGCATGGACGGCATCAAGACCGGCTACACCAATGCATCGGGCTACAACATTGTGAGCGCCGTCAGGGATGGCAATCGTCGTGTCATCGGCGTGGTGCTTGGCGGTCGGTCGGCGAAGGGCCGGGACGACAAGATGGCTTCCCTGCTCGATCAGCATCTGGGCAGGGCGGCAGCGCCCGCCGGCGGCCGGTCGGTCGCGGCTACGAGTCCGCAGGGCGCCGTTGAAGTCGCTGGACTGCCGGGCGTCCGGCTCTCCTATACCGATGCCACCCGGACGAGCGAAAGCGGCCTCGCCATTGCGGCGGCATCCACCGCGCCAGCGATGCCGTCGGACCGCCCGACAGCCGTCGATGACAGCGCAGGCGTAGCACCAACCGCCAACAGCCACTGGCAAATTCAGATCTCTACCGCCGCAACGGCAGAAGGCGCCCGGAAGATTCTGGTCGAAGCGCAGTCGGCCGGTGGCGCGGCCCTGCTCGGCGCCTCCCCTCATACGGAAGTGTCCGGCACCGGCAGCGCCAAGCAATATCGCGCACGCTTCATCGGCTTCGCCAGCCGCGAGGCGGCCACTTCCGCCTGCGCCATTCTGAAGAAGCGATCCTACGAGTGCACGCTGCTACCGGATCGCGGTTAG
- a CDS encoding biotin transporter BioY, protein MNTRDLVLIALFAAIVVVLGLIPPITLGFIPVPITAQSMGAMLAGCIIGAKRGALAFLLFVLLVAIGLPVLSGGRGGLAVLAGPSGGFILGWAVAAYVTGIIAERFIHEGQSESRQFGGFFLASVAGGIVVLYGIGVPWLSAVTGTPLLAAATGSLTFIPGDFLKAAIATLAARAVYAGYPLLPARA, encoded by the coding sequence ATGAACACCAGAGATCTCGTCCTCATCGCGCTTTTTGCCGCGATCGTCGTCGTCCTTGGCCTCATCCCGCCGATCACGCTCGGGTTCATCCCCGTTCCGATCACGGCGCAGTCGATGGGTGCGATGCTCGCCGGCTGCATCATCGGTGCAAAACGCGGGGCGCTCGCCTTCCTGCTGTTCGTCCTCCTTGTCGCCATCGGCCTGCCCGTGCTTTCCGGCGGACGCGGCGGTCTCGCTGTTCTGGCTGGCCCTTCGGGCGGCTTCATCCTTGGCTGGGCCGTCGCAGCTTACGTCACGGGCATCATCGCCGAACGCTTCATTCACGAGGGCCAGTCGGAGAGCCGCCAGTTCGGCGGGTTTTTCCTTGCTTCGGTCGCCGGCGGCATCGTCGTGCTCTACGGGATCGGTGTGCCATGGCTGTCCGCCGTCACCGGCACGCCGCTGCTCGCGGCCGCGACCGGTTCACTCACCTTCATCCCCGGCGATTTTCTGAAGGCGGCGATCGCGACCCTTGCCGCTCGCGCCGTCTACGCCGGCTATCCGCTGTTGCCGGCCCGCGCTTGA
- a CDS encoding polysaccharide deacetylase family protein: MKQGIARVVRNRVRRVAIGGGLEIAQLLARSGLMTGARGCGAIFTLHHVRPRIPRAFDPNAHLEITPTFLEEAILALKRDGYRFVALEDLPESLVLNDARPVACFTLDDGYRNNLEYALPVFEQHGVPFTVFVTGGYVDRTHTLWWETLADMLSTASAFRFDFGSGTETMRAASAAEKQAVFDRVSTYVRRHDEAGAVGKLNALARAQGIDPLAITTGLTLDKAGLRSLLQSPLASLGAHTISHRALARLSDAEAQREMSESAACVEAIAGRWPATFAYPYGDRYAVSERDHRLAERLGFTAAVTTQPATLSTGTASNLHALPRISLNGHFQNRRHVSALASGIPFRLMAG, translated from the coding sequence ATGAAGCAGGGCATCGCGCGGGTGGTGAGAAACCGAGTGAGGCGCGTCGCCATTGGCGGCGGGCTCGAAATCGCGCAACTGCTCGCGCGCTCGGGATTGATGACGGGCGCACGCGGATGCGGCGCGATCTTCACCCTGCATCATGTTCGTCCCAGGATTCCGCGCGCGTTTGACCCCAACGCTCACCTGGAAATTACGCCGACATTTCTCGAGGAAGCGATCCTGGCGCTGAAGCGTGACGGTTATCGCTTCGTCGCGTTGGAAGATCTGCCGGAAAGCCTGGTTCTCAACGATGCACGGCCGGTCGCTTGCTTCACGCTTGACGACGGCTACCGCAACAACCTCGAATATGCGTTGCCGGTTTTCGAGCAACACGGCGTGCCGTTCACTGTCTTCGTCACGGGCGGCTACGTCGACCGTACCCACACGCTGTGGTGGGAAACACTTGCCGACATGCTCTCGACCGCAAGTGCTTTCCGCTTCGATTTCGGCTCCGGAACGGAGACCATGAGGGCCGCCAGCGCCGCTGAAAAGCAGGCTGTATTCGACCGAGTCTCCACCTACGTTCGCCGTCACGACGAGGCGGGTGCCGTCGGCAAACTGAATGCGTTGGCGCGTGCCCAGGGCATTGATCCCCTTGCGATCACCACAGGCTTGACGCTCGACAAGGCGGGGCTACGCTCCCTGCTGCAAAGCCCGCTGGCAAGCCTCGGCGCGCATACGATCAGCCATCGCGCACTGGCGCGGCTGAGCGACGCCGAGGCGCAGCGCGAGATGTCGGAATCGGCCGCGTGCGTCGAGGCCATTGCCGGCCGCTGGCCGGCGACTTTCGCCTATCCCTATGGGGACAGGTATGCCGTCTCGGAGCGCGACCATCGTCTGGCCGAACGGCTGGGTTTCACGGCGGCGGTGACGACACAACCCGCCACGCTTTCAACCGGCACCGCTTCAAATCTCCACGCGCTGCCGCGAATCTCGCTCAACGGCCACTTCCAGAACCGCCGCCACGTCTCGGCACTTGCTTCCGGAATTCCCTTTCGGCTGATGGCGGGGTAA
- a CDS encoding winged helix-turn-helix domain-containing protein, which translates to MTIRLSNRDARRIFLAKQGLSAAPQRALGKEGLLKLIRELGFVQVDSIATVERAHHQILFSRNQTYRREHLTELLEKDRELFEHWTHDASIIPSAFFIYWKHRFKWESETLRDRWIKWRGEGFDDGCEETYERIVSDGAVMARDLKMDGHASGGWWNWHPSKTALEVLWRQGKLAIARRENFQKVYDLTERVIPPQHYEGEVGHAEFIDWACRSALDRLGFATHGEIAAFWDLVSPDEAKAWVAAHRDELSDVLIESANGGKPRASYALSGFPDNLGDIAEPPGRIRVLSPFDPLLRDRNRTERLFGFFYRIEVFVPEAKREYGYYVFPLIEGDRLIGRIDMKADRKLGRLDVRRLWLEPGVRPSSGRMEKLGAELDRVARFTGVEEVKLLDGWNAPVT; encoded by the coding sequence ATGACGATTCGCCTCTCCAATCGCGATGCCCGGCGCATCTTTCTCGCCAAGCAGGGCCTTTCTGCCGCGCCACAGCGCGCGCTCGGCAAGGAAGGGCTCTTAAAACTCATCCGCGAGCTTGGCTTCGTCCAGGTTGACAGCATCGCGACGGTCGAGCGGGCCCATCACCAGATCCTTTTTTCCCGCAATCAGACCTATCGCCGCGAACACCTGACTGAATTGCTCGAAAAGGACCGCGAGCTCTTCGAGCACTGGACCCATGACGCCTCGATCATTCCAAGCGCCTTTTTCATCTACTGGAAACATCGCTTCAAATGGGAAAGTGAGACGCTGCGCGACCGCTGGATCAAATGGCGGGGCGAGGGTTTTGACGACGGCTGCGAGGAGACCTACGAACGCATCGTCAGCGACGGCGCGGTGATGGCGCGCGATCTCAAGATGGACGGCCACGCATCCGGCGGCTGGTGGAACTGGCATCCGTCGAAGACCGCGCTCGAAGTGCTATGGCGCCAGGGCAAGCTGGCGATCGCGCGCCGGGAAAACTTCCAGAAGGTCTATGATCTTACCGAGCGCGTCATTCCTCCGCAGCACTACGAAGGCGAGGTGGGTCACGCGGAGTTCATCGACTGGGCGTGCCGCAGCGCTCTCGATCGACTGGGCTTCGCGACCCATGGAGAGATCGCCGCCTTCTGGGATCTGGTGTCGCCGGATGAGGCGAAAGCCTGGGTTGCCGCGCATCGGGACGAGCTTTCGGACGTGCTGATCGAATCCGCAAATGGCGGCAAACCGCGCGCTTCCTATGCGCTTTCCGGATTCCCCGATAACCTCGGCGACATTGCCGAGCCGCCGGGACGCATCCGCGTGCTCAGCCCGTTTGATCCCTTGCTGCGTGATCGCAATCGAACGGAGCGGCTTTTCGGCTTCTTCTATCGTATCGAGGTTTTTGTGCCGGAGGCGAAGCGGGAATACGGCTATTATGTCTTCCCGTTGATCGAAGGCGACCGTTTGATCGGCCGCATCGACATGAAAGCGGACCGAAAGCTTGGACGCCTCGATGTCCGGCGCCTCTGGCTGGAGCCGGGTGTCAGGCCCTCGTCCGGCCGCATGGAAAAGCTTGGCGCCGAACTCGACCGCGTCGCCCGGTTCACCGGCGTCGAAGAGGTCAAGCTTCTCGACGGCTGGAACGCGCCCGTTACCTGA
- a CDS encoding energy-coupling factor ABC transporter ATP-binding protein — MDIRFTDCSVSFGERVALHPLTLALDERRIGIIGLNGSGKTTFARLINGLVKPTKGHVIVNGLDTVKDDRAVLAEAGFIFQNPQHQLIMPIVADDIAFGLKNRGLPQHEIAARTEAALARFGVTHLARRRVHELSGGETQLVAMASVVVTGPKILILDEPTNQLDLRNRRMVADTIDRLDEDTIVITHDLELVESVERLLLFHEGRLLADGKPAETIRRYHEVAGC, encoded by the coding sequence TTGGATATTCGCTTTACCGATTGCTCGGTCAGCTTCGGCGAACGAGTCGCGCTCCATCCCCTGACACTCGCCCTTGACGAACGCCGCATCGGCATCATCGGCCTCAACGGCTCCGGCAAGACGACTTTCGCGCGGCTGATCAACGGGCTCGTCAAGCCGACCAAGGGCCACGTGATTGTCAATGGGCTCGATACGGTCAAGGATGACAGGGCCGTCCTTGCAGAGGCAGGCTTCATCTTCCAGAATCCGCAGCACCAGTTGATCATGCCGATCGTCGCCGACGATATCGCATTCGGGCTGAAGAATCGCGGCTTGCCCCAGCACGAAATTGCCGCACGCACCGAGGCGGCGCTGGCGCGCTTTGGTGTGACCCACCTTGCCCGGCGCCGTGTGCATGAGCTTTCGGGTGGGGAAACGCAACTGGTCGCCATGGCGAGCGTGGTCGTCACCGGGCCGAAGATCCTGATTCTCGACGAGCCGACCAACCAGCTCGACCTCCGCAACCGCCGCATGGTCGCCGACACGATCGATAGACTCGACGAGGACACCATCGTCATCACCCATGACCTTGAACTCGTCGAAAGCGTCGAAAGGTTGTTGCTCTTCCACGAAGGCCGGCTGCTCGCCGATGGCAAACCCGCCGAAACGATCCGGCGCTATCACGAGGTCGCCGGATGCTGA
- a CDS encoding energy-coupling factor transporter transmembrane component T family protein, with translation MLTSLYVEGNSWFHRLPVRAKLIALLLLSLLLFATQSLYLLAPAFLLCGWLYFSLGLTIRQALARIGFVFFTILVLAVVNLFLLPLPEVAALVLRLMALVFFAAAVTATTTISAFMDEITILLKPLERMGLLNAADVSLALGLVLRFVPDIFARYEAIREAHRARGLPIRPLTIIGPLIILTLKDADTIAAAIDARGFRRQ, from the coding sequence ATGCTGACGAGCCTCTATGTCGAGGGCAATAGCTGGTTTCACCGCCTGCCGGTGCGCGCGAAACTTATTGCTCTTCTGCTTCTCAGCCTCTTGCTCTTCGCGACGCAATCGCTCTATCTGCTTGCGCCCGCCTTCCTGCTCTGCGGATGGCTCTATTTCTCCCTCGGCCTGACAATCCGCCAGGCGCTCGCGCGCATCGGTTTCGTTTTTTTCACCATCCTCGTCCTTGCCGTCGTCAACCTCTTTCTTCTCCCTCTCCCCGAAGTCGCCGCGCTGGTGCTGCGGCTGATGGCGCTCGTGTTCTTCGCCGCTGCGGTTACCGCGACGACGACGATCAGCGCTTTCATGGACGAGATCACCATCCTGCTGAAGCCGCTCGAGCGCATGGGCCTGCTCAATGCCGCCGACGTCAGCCTGGCGCTTGGCCTCGTGCTGCGTTTCGTTCCGGATATTTTCGCCCGCTACGAGGCGATCCGCGAGGCGCATCGCGCGCGGGGCCTGCCGATACGGCCACTGACGATCATCGGGCCGCTTATCATCCTGACGCTTAAAGATGCGGATACGATTGCCGCGGCCATTGACGCTCGCGGATTTCGGCGGCAATAA
- a CDS encoding class I adenylate-forming enzyme family protein, protein MPLAEAITRRAGERPHDPAFRIEDRVFSFRELATGASRILGAIEQWVPAKAGGSILSGRARLIALQTGNHPLFAAAFIAATAGGNCAALIDPHLPEPTRRRMIEQLRPDIMVHPDGHAVRLDRPATGQNTLIGIAADGMRTIPVGEGGEPFLIVFTSGTTGEPKAIVRDRRSWRLSLETGQSFFGIGAETTTYAPGPLAHGLTLYALAESLKAGAEFIGARHFDPLQAVATIAARKVKRLVLVPTMLRRLCEQVRGSTALPLVEAITVAGAKLTPADRKAARLAFPEARIIEYYGASELGFITVAGTSDNHAPTAVGRAFPGVRLEILDEAGNRLPAGETGTIFVESTLISDGYVAGGDGAGFRRHGDLATVGDVGFLDPNGTLHLIGRAGGMVLSGGNNIYPSEIEAVIMAADNVSAVQVLGLDHPDLGSELAAIIQPHDEAFDHLALERHLAAALPRYKHPRKIWLCRELPMTASGKIAIKELRLWIAEGNGALERLV, encoded by the coding sequence ATGCCGCTCGCCGAGGCAATAACGCGTCGCGCGGGTGAACGCCCGCATGACCCCGCCTTCCGCATCGAAGACCGGGTATTCTCCTTCCGCGAGCTTGCTACCGGCGCGAGCCGTATCCTTGGCGCGATCGAGCAATGGGTGCCGGCCAAGGCCGGTGGCAGCATTCTGTCCGGGCGCGCGCGGCTGATCGCGCTTCAAACCGGCAATCATCCGCTCTTTGCTGCTGCCTTCATCGCTGCGACCGCCGGCGGCAATTGCGCCGCGCTCATCGATCCGCATCTGCCGGAGCCGACGCGCCGCCGGATGATCGAGCAGCTGCGGCCCGACATCATGGTCCATCCCGACGGCCACGCCGTGCGGCTCGACCGGCCGGCGACGGGTCAAAACACTCTCATCGGCATCGCCGCCGATGGTATGCGTACGATCCCTGTTGGCGAGGGCGGCGAACCTTTCCTCATCGTCTTCACATCCGGCACGACGGGAGAGCCGAAGGCGATTGTCCGCGATCGCCGGTCCTGGCGTCTCAGCCTCGAAACCGGCCAGAGCTTTTTCGGCATCGGAGCGGAAACGACAACCTATGCGCCGGGGCCGCTTGCTCACGGCCTGACGCTCTACGCGCTCGCTGAAAGCCTGAAGGCGGGCGCCGAATTCATTGGTGCCCGGCATTTCGATCCTCTGCAAGCCGTGGCGACGATCGCGGCCAGAAAAGTCAAGCGACTCGTCCTGGTGCCGACGATGCTGCGGCGGCTCTGCGAACAGGTGCGAGGCTCCACCGCCCTGCCCTTAGTCGAAGCGATCACAGTCGCTGGCGCCAAGCTCACGCCCGCGGACCGGAAGGCGGCGCGCCTTGCCTTTCCGGAGGCGCGCATCATCGAGTATTACGGCGCATCCGAGCTCGGTTTCATTACCGTCGCCGGGACATCGGACAATCACGCGCCGACGGCCGTCGGCAGGGCCTTCCCCGGCGTCCGACTTGAGATCCTCGACGAGGCGGGAAACCGTCTCCCCGCAGGCGAGACGGGTACGATCTTCGTCGAAAGCACGCTCATATCCGATGGTTATGTTGCGGGCGGCGATGGCGCAGGGTTTCGCCGGCACGGCGATCTCGCAACGGTCGGCGATGTCGGCTTCCTCGATCCCAACGGCACACTGCATCTGATCGGCCGTGCAGGCGGGATGGTGCTCTCGGGCGGCAACAACATTTATCCGTCCGAGATCGAGGCCGTTATCATGGCCGCCGACAATGTGAGCGCCGTCCAGGTCCTGGGCCTCGACCACCCCGACCTCGGCAGCGAGCTGGCAGCCATCATCCAACCGCACGACGAGGCTTTCGACCATCTTGCACTCGAACGTCATCTTGCCGCCGCTCTGCCGCGCTACAAGCATCCGCGCAAGATCTGGCTCTGCCGTGAGCTGCCTATGACGGCCTCCGGCAAGATCGCCATCAAGGAGCTCCGGCTATGGATCGCGGAGGGAAACGGTGCCCTTGAACGCCTCGTCTGA
- a CDS encoding GNAT family N-acetyltransferase, translating into MTDDARGELEIRRFVAEDEQGVIDVILPIQREEFGIAITIGDQPDLRSIADFYQSGIGDFWVATVGDQVVGTLGLKDIGASQAAIRKMFVAPDFRGRSHGVAARLLESLLAHAQHRKIAALFLGTTDKFLAAHRFYEKNGFAEIAKDDLPAGFPVMSVDTKFYVRRLAFAA; encoded by the coding sequence ATGACCGATGATGCACGTGGAGAGCTGGAAATCCGCCGCTTCGTAGCAGAGGACGAACAAGGCGTCATCGACGTCATTCTGCCGATCCAGCGCGAAGAATTCGGCATTGCAATCACCATCGGCGATCAACCGGATCTGCGCTCGATCGCCGACTTCTATCAGAGCGGGATCGGAGATTTCTGGGTTGCCACCGTCGGCGATCAGGTCGTCGGTACCCTTGGGCTCAAGGATATCGGCGCTTCTCAAGCGGCAATCCGCAAGATGTTCGTCGCTCCCGATTTCCGTGGCCGCAGCCATGGCGTGGCAGCACGCTTGCTCGAAAGCCTGCTTGCCCACGCCCAGCACCGGAAGATCGCAGCCCTCTTTCTCGGCACGACGGACAAGTTCCTCGCCGCGCATCGTTTTTATGAAAAGAACGGCTTTGCCGAGATCGCGAAGGATGATCTGCCCGCCGGCTTTCCGGTCATGAGCGTCGACACGAAATTCTACGTTCGACGACTTGCGTTCGCCGCATAG
- the pdxH gene encoding pyridoxamine 5'-phosphate oxidase has product MTANELTTGDFTEANEPFSLFGTWLKDAEENEINDPNALALATVDPDGLPNVRMVLLKGFDERGFVFYTNFESQKGREILSARKAAMCFHWKSLRRQVRIRGPVEIVSDEEADEYFGSRPRGSRIGAWASKQSRPLESRFALEKAVAEYTARHAIGEIPRPEFWSGFRIRPTSIEFWHDRPFRLHDRVEFRRQTPEGGWAKVRMYP; this is encoded by the coding sequence ATGACCGCGAATGAGTTAACAACCGGTGACTTCACCGAAGCGAATGAACCCTTTTCCCTTTTTGGCACATGGTTGAAGGACGCCGAAGAGAACGAGATCAACGATCCGAACGCCTTGGCGCTTGCGACCGTCGATCCGGATGGGCTGCCCAATGTGCGCATGGTGCTGCTCAAGGGATTCGATGAACGCGGTTTCGTCTTCTACACAAATTTCGAGAGCCAGAAAGGCCGTGAAATTCTTTCCGCCCGCAAAGCCGCGATGTGTTTCCACTGGAAATCACTGCGCCGACAGGTGCGGATCCGCGGTCCGGTCGAAATCGTCTCCGACGAAGAGGCGGACGAATATTTCGGCAGCCGGCCGCGCGGCAGCCGCATCGGCGCCTGGGCCTCGAAGCAATCACGTCCGCTCGAAAGCCGTTTTGCTCTTGAAAAGGCGGTCGCCGAATACACGGCACGCCACGCCATCGGCGAAATCCCGCGCCCGGAATTCTGGTCCGGCTTCCGCATCCGCCCTACCTCGATCGAATTCTGGCACGATCGGCCCTTCCGGCTGCATGACCGGGTGGAATTCCGTCGCCAAACACCGGAGGGCGGCTGGGCAAAGGTGCGGATGTATCCGTGA